Proteins co-encoded in one Streptococcus ruminicola genomic window:
- a CDS encoding autorepressor SdpR family transcription factor has product MAFAETFKALSHPIRREILTLLKEKSLTAGEIASHFDLAGATISHHLRILKKAGLVVERREKNFIYYELCTSVLEDIMTWLADLKERSGDENE; this is encoded by the coding sequence ATGGCATTTGCAGAGACATTCAAGGCACTTTCTCATCCTATTCGCCGAGAGATTTTGACCTTATTAAAGGAAAAATCTTTGACAGCTGGTGAAATTGCTAGTCATTTCGATCTTGCTGGGGCAACTATTTCGCACCATCTGAGGATTTTGAAAAAAGCAGGTTTAGTGGTTGAAAGGCGTGAGAAAAATTTTATTTACTATGAGCTGTGTACTTCTGTTTTAGAAGATATTATGACTTGGCTTGCGGATTTAAAGGAGAGATCAGGAGATGAAAATGAATAA
- a CDS encoding 3-oxoacyl-ACP reductase, whose product MTKVLITGVSSGIGLAQARLFLENGCAVYGVDKSQAPEIHDDNFHFLQLDLTTDLAALYDFVQDVDILCNTAGILDAYKPLLEVSDDELERVFQANFFATVKITRYYLAKMVERQSGIIINMCSIASFIAGGGGAAYTASKHALAGFTRQLALDYAKDKIQVFGIAPGAVKTAMTASDFEPGGLADWVAQETPIGRWSKPEEIADLTEFLASGKATSMQGEIIKIDGGWSLK is encoded by the coding sequence ATGACTAAAGTACTCATCACAGGTGTGAGTTCAGGTATTGGACTTGCGCAAGCGCGACTTTTTTTGGAAAATGGCTGCGCGGTATACGGCGTTGATAAGTCGCAAGCGCCTGAGATTCACGATGATAACTTTCATTTTCTACAGTTAGATTTGACGACGGATTTAGCTGCGCTCTACGACTTTGTTCAGGACGTGGACATCTTGTGTAACACCGCTGGAATTCTCGACGCTTATAAGCCACTGCTTGAAGTGTCAGATGATGAACTCGAGCGTGTGTTTCAGGCAAATTTTTTTGCGACAGTCAAAATCACTCGCTATTATTTAGCTAAAATGGTTGAAAGGCAATCAGGTATTATCATTAACATGTGCTCGATTGCTTCATTTATCGCAGGTGGGGGCGGAGCAGCTTATACAGCTAGTAAGCATGCACTTGCAGGTTTCACGCGCCAGCTTGCACTTGACTACGCCAAAGACAAGATTCAAGTGTTTGGTATCGCACCAGGTGCGGTTAAGACAGCCATGACAGCTAGTGATTTTGAACCTGGAGGATTAGCTGACTGGGTCGCCCAAGAAACACCAATTGGACGTTGGAGCAAGCCTGAAGAAATTGCTGACTTGACAGAATTTTTAGCATCAGGAAAAGCCACATCAATGCAAGGTGAAATCATCAAAATCGACGGCGGCTGGAGTTTGAAGTAG
- a CDS encoding PadR family transcriptional regulator, whose product MRETQLLKGVLDGCVLQIISKEEIYGYELVQHLKTAGFVNIVGGTVYPLLQKLEKKEMISSQMKPSPDGPPRKYFQITEKGEEYLVDFWKEWHDLVSKVSELEVNDNGKDD is encoded by the coding sequence ATGAGAGAGACACAACTTTTAAAAGGTGTATTAGATGGATGTGTTTTACAGATAATTTCAAAAGAAGAAATCTATGGCTATGAATTGGTACAACACTTAAAAACTGCTGGATTTGTCAATATTGTTGGTGGTACGGTTTATCCGCTTTTACAAAAATTAGAGAAAAAAGAAATGATTTCATCACAAATGAAACCATCTCCAGATGGTCCACCAAGAAAATATTTCCAAATAACGGAAAAAGGTGAAGAATATTTGGTTGATTTTTGGAAAGAGTGGCATGATTTAGTTTCTAAGGTATCAGAATTAGAGGTGAATGATAATGGAAAAGATGATTAA
- a CDS encoding DUF1218 domain-containing protein, with translation MKKTVSYWLIALWFLVMLISYWIFLPPINIFSVAFWLFVLEGLCLAFGGIALMSLGGKVQQITFQVPGSRARKVVSAPKPAFGKALSAISFAIAAILLILGASTFLNSRLFRAKSYANVIKVKDADFTSDFPETDISHLALLDRSSAKKIGDTYLGTIDKVSQFGISDDYRQVTIGEQPYRVSPLEYKSFWKWFSNHKEGIGYYVKVNQTTGKAELVKLDKGMKYSDSEYFFNDTLRYLRLKYPTAIFGDPSFEVDDQGNPYYVATTYKPKFMLSSSDPTGAILLNAVTGETKRYDLKDIPDWVDRVFSANNVISRVDDYYTYQKGFWNTVFSQTGVKKTTDIYNYISIGSDIYLYTGITSATADSSNLGFILVNMRTREVTNYKLASATETAAQESAEGEVQEKHYEATAPTLVKLDGKAYYLVSLKDAAGLVKSYAIVDAEDYQQVTVDNDIETLIAKFTDSDTSALSGVADNSGEAKKVKVITGVVDKLASQMISGSTVYYISSSGEIYKVKATTDTTDSLPFLTVGDQFKGELQKDNYLTKFEITTEK, from the coding sequence ATGAAAAAGACGGTATCCTATTGGTTAATTGCTTTATGGTTTTTAGTAATGCTAATCAGCTATTGGATTTTTTTACCGCCCATTAATATTTTTAGCGTAGCATTTTGGCTTTTTGTTTTAGAGGGCTTGTGTTTAGCTTTTGGAGGCATTGCCTTGATGTCTCTTGGTGGCAAAGTCCAACAAATAACATTCCAAGTGCCAGGTAGTCGTGCTCGAAAAGTAGTTTCAGCACCGAAACCAGCTTTTGGAAAAGCTTTGTCTGCTATCAGCTTTGCTATTGCGGCGATTTTACTTATTCTTGGCGCGTCAACTTTCCTTAACTCTCGTTTGTTTAGAGCAAAAAGTTATGCTAATGTGATTAAGGTCAAAGATGCTGATTTTACTTCTGATTTCCCAGAGACTGATATTTCTCACTTGGCTTTGCTTGACCGTTCATCAGCTAAGAAAATTGGTGACACTTATCTTGGAACGATTGATAAAGTTTCACAATTTGGTATTTCAGATGATTATCGTCAAGTGACCATTGGTGAGCAACCTTACCGAGTCTCACCTCTTGAATACAAATCTTTCTGGAAATGGTTCTCTAACCACAAAGAAGGTATTGGTTACTATGTCAAAGTCAACCAAACGACTGGTAAAGCTGAACTTGTCAAACTTGATAAAGGAATGAAATACTCTGATTCTGAGTACTTCTTCAATGATACGCTCCGCTATCTACGCCTAAAATATCCAACTGCAATTTTTGGGGATCCATCATTTGAAGTTGATGACCAAGGCAATCCTTACTACGTTGCAACGACTTACAAACCTAAATTCATGTTAAGTTCTAGCGACCCGACAGGTGCTATCTTACTTAATGCGGTGACAGGTGAAACGAAACGTTATGACCTCAAGGATATTCCTGATTGGGTTGACCGTGTCTTCTCAGCTAATAACGTTATTAGTCGTGTTGATGATTATTACACTTATCAAAAAGGTTTCTGGAACACAGTTTTCAGTCAAACTGGCGTTAAAAAGACAACTGATATCTATAATTATATTTCAATTGGTTCAGATATTTACCTTTATACAGGTATTACATCAGCAACTGCGGACTCATCAAACCTTGGATTTATCTTGGTTAACATGAGAACGCGTGAAGTGACAAATTATAAATTGGCATCAGCAACTGAAACTGCTGCGCAAGAATCAGCAGAAGGTGAAGTTCAAGAAAAGCATTATGAAGCGACAGCTCCGACACTTGTAAAATTAGACGGCAAAGCTTACTATCTTGTTTCTCTTAAAGATGCTGCTGGTTTGGTCAAATCCTATGCAATTGTCGATGCTGAAGATTATCAACAAGTTACCGTTGACAATGATATCGAGACTTTGATTGCTAAATTCACGGATTCAGATACTTCAGCTTTGTCTGGTGTTGCTGACAATTCTGGCGAAGCCAAAAAAGTCAAAGTAATCACTGGAGTGGTGGATAAATTAGCCAGCCAAATGATTTCAGGCTCAACAGTTTATTACATTTCTTCATCTGGAGAAATTTACAAAGTTAAGGCAACGACTGACACAACAGACAGTCTTCCATTCCTTACAGTAGGTGATCAATTCAAAGGTGAATTGCAAAAGGATAATTACCTAACAAAATTTGAAATCACAACTGAAAAATAA
- a CDS encoding ABC transporter permease — protein sequence MEKMINYYEETQKVVESFSQFDKEYFEKVEDYMRYSAILRDEDAVRELIFQLALDLKDAEKDGLTAKEFFGDNPKKMVDELVKNLKASSKVSIAKLFIFLFTVICYGHFLGDYSSNGVVSFNVVEYLSSIIFGAVILAIFILFYKKTVYDFTFRKNMFLNSATYALLGIFIVGIVFLLNEFENVVTVSSLTLSPLFSVILALILSAVAIYISVKKILFKPFIPIIVGYFISGTLRMIINLTGVQNTFLEYLPVVVICIGILLFLKQSHILKFK from the coding sequence ATGGAAAAGATGATTAATTATTACGAAGAAACTCAAAAAGTAGTAGAGAGTTTTTCGCAATTTGACAAAGAATATTTTGAAAAAGTTGAAGATTATATGCGCTACTCTGCCATCTTACGAGATGAAGATGCAGTTCGTGAACTTATTTTTCAATTGGCACTTGACCTTAAAGATGCTGAGAAAGACGGATTAACTGCTAAAGAGTTTTTTGGAGATAATCCCAAGAAAATGGTAGATGAACTCGTTAAAAATTTAAAGGCTTCCTCTAAGGTGTCAATAGCAAAATTATTTATCTTTCTCTTCACAGTTATTTGTTATGGACACTTTTTAGGTGATTACTCATCTAATGGGGTAGTTTCATTTAATGTCGTTGAATATTTGAGTAGTATCATTTTTGGTGCTGTCATTTTAGCTATTTTTATTCTTTTTTATAAAAAAACTGTTTATGACTTCACTTTCCGAAAGAATATGTTCTTAAATTCAGCCACTTATGCACTGCTTGGAATTTTTATAGTTGGTATTGTTTTCTTACTAAATGAATTCGAAAATGTCGTTACAGTAAGTAGTTTGACTCTCTCTCCATTGTTTAGTGTTATTTTAGCTTTAATTTTAAGTGCAGTTGCGATATATATATCAGTCAAAAAGATTTTATTTAAGCCTTTTATTCCAATTATAGTGGGATATTTCATTTCAGGAACTTTAAGAATGATTATTAATTTAACTGGAGTTCAGAATACATTTTTAGAATATTTGCCAGTCGTTGTGATTTGTATTGGGATACTGTTATTTTTAAAACAATCACATATTTTGAAGTTTAAATAA
- a CDS encoding SdpI family protein — protein sequence MNKKQLILTSFVIVLPALIGAFFWKALPEQIPTHFGIDGQADGYSSKVFTLVAFPILFVLFQIIALASLERESVKVTVPAKMRRFYAWIVPALSFIVQGSIYANALGWVKSSPTLVPAFLGIIFVIIGNYLPKTHRNHTIGIRIPWTLSDDKNWHKTHRIAGKLWVLGGLIILLESFVQVAMPYVMGVVIAIMIIAPMIYSFLLSRKA from the coding sequence ATGAATAAAAAACAACTTATATTAACAAGTTTTGTGATTGTTTTGCCAGCTTTGATTGGGGCATTTTTCTGGAAAGCTTTGCCAGAGCAAATACCAACTCATTTTGGAATTGATGGGCAAGCTGATGGCTACAGTAGTAAAGTTTTCACCCTTGTTGCTTTCCCGATTTTATTTGTGCTTTTTCAAATCATCGCTTTAGCCTCACTTGAAAGGGAGTCTGTGAAAGTAACGGTTCCAGCAAAAATGAGAAGATTTTATGCTTGGATTGTTCCAGCTTTGAGTTTCATTGTTCAAGGCTCAATTTATGCGAATGCCCTTGGCTGGGTGAAGAGTAGCCCAACTCTTGTGCCAGCTTTTTTGGGGATTATTTTTGTAATTATCGGAAATTATCTTCCAAAAACACATCGCAATCATACAATCGGGATTCGAATTCCTTGGACGCTGTCTGATGACAAAAATTGGCATAAGACACACCGCATAGCAGGTAAACTTTGGGTGCTTGGTGGCTTGATTATCTTGCTTGAGAGTTTTGTTCAGGTGGCTATGCCTTATGTGATGGGAGTAGTCATTGCTATTATGATTATTGCGCCGATGATTTACTCTTTTCTTCTTAGTCGAAAAGCCTAA
- a CDS encoding ASCH domain-containing protein has translation MNAQELWNEYKQINPSIGDDIDAWQFGAQPDLLAQLVLDGTKTATASAYDLYAVDNDPLPEVGSYDVVLDSQDQAVCIIQIKKVSVVPFNQVSAEHAFKEGEGDRTLAYWRDVHENFFKPYYNEYGLTFNGDSQIVLEEFEVVYPTL, from the coding sequence ATGAACGCACAAGAACTATGGAATGAATACAAGCAAATCAATCCCTCAATTGGTGATGACATTGATGCTTGGCAGTTTGGAGCACAGCCAGATTTATTAGCGCAATTGGTTTTAGACGGGACAAAAACAGCGACAGCGTCGGCTTATGATTTATACGCTGTTGATAATGACCCGCTACCTGAGGTTGGGTCTTATGATGTGGTTCTCGACAGTCAAGACCAAGCAGTTTGTATCATTCAAATCAAGAAAGTTTCTGTTGTGCCATTTAATCAGGTGTCAGCAGAGCACGCTTTCAAAGAAGGTGAAGGTGATAGGACATTAGCTTATTGGCGTGATGTCCACGAGAACTTTTTCAAACCTTATTACAATGAATACGGTCTGACATTTAACGGTGATAGTCAAATTGTTCTTGAAGAATTTGAAGTGGTCTATCCCACACTTTAG
- a CDS encoding DUF2829 domain-containing protein, translated as MTFEEILPGLKAKKKYVRTGWGGAENYVQLFDSIEQNGVALPVTPYFLINVSGEGEGFSMWSPTPCDVLATDWVEVHD; from the coding sequence ATGACTTTTGAAGAAATTTTGCCTGGTTTGAAGGCTAAGAAAAAATATGTACGTACTGGTTGGGGCGGAGCAGAAAACTACGTTCAGTTATTTGATAGCATTGAACAAAACGGCGTGGCACTTCCAGTGACACCATACTTCCTCATCAATGTATCAGGTGAGGGCGAAGGTTTTTCAATGTGGTCACCAACTCCGTGTGACGTCCTAGCTACTGACTGGGTTGAAGTTCATGACTAA
- a CDS encoding exodeoxyribonuclease III: MKLISWNIDSINAALTSDSARAVLSRAVIDTLVAENADIIAIQETKLSAKGPTKKHLQILGDYFPDYDISWRSSVEPARKGYAGTMFLYKKALTPEISFPEIGAPDTMDSEGRIITLEFDKFFVTQVYTPNAGDGLKRLAERQLWDEKYAQYLVELDQKKPVLATGDYNVAHQEIDLANPNSNRRSAGFTDEERAGFTNLLAKGFTDTFRHLHGNIPNVYSWWAQRSKTSKINNTGWRIDYWLTSNRIADKVTKSEMIDSGARQDHTPIILEIDL, encoded by the coding sequence ATGAAACTCATTTCATGGAATATTGACTCAATCAATGCTGCTTTAACTAGTGACTCAGCTAGAGCTGTTCTTTCACGCGCCGTCATTGATACTTTGGTAGCTGAGAATGCTGATATCATAGCTATCCAAGAAACTAAACTCTCAGCAAAAGGACCTACAAAGAAACACCTGCAAATTTTGGGTGACTACTTCCCAGACTATGACATTTCTTGGCGTTCTTCTGTTGAACCAGCCAGAAAAGGCTACGCTGGGACAATGTTTCTTTATAAAAAAGCCTTAACACCAGAAATTTCTTTCCCAGAAATCGGTGCTCCAGATACCATGGATAGTGAAGGACGCATTATTACACTTGAATTTGATAAGTTTTTCGTCACACAAGTTTACACACCAAATGCTGGCGACGGGCTTAAACGCCTGGCTGAACGCCAACTTTGGGATGAAAAATACGCCCAATACCTAGTTGAACTTGACCAAAAGAAACCTGTTCTAGCTACTGGTGACTACAACGTTGCTCATCAAGAAATCGACCTTGCCAATCCAAATTCAAACCGCCGTTCTGCTGGATTTACCGATGAAGAACGTGCTGGCTTTACTAACTTGCTGGCTAAAGGGTTCACAGATACTTTCCGTCACCTTCATGGTAACATTCCAAACGTATACAGCTGGTGGGCTCAACGTAGTAAGACAAGTAAAATTAACAACACTGGCTGGCGCATTGACTACTGGCTCACTTCAAACCGCATTGCAGATAAAGTAACAAAATCAGAAATGATTGACTCAGGCGCACGCCAAGACCACACACCAATTATCTTGGAAATTGATTTATAA
- the metG gene encoding methionine--tRNA ligase — MTSKQPFYITTPIYYPSGKLHIGSAYTTIACDVLARYKRMMNYDVFYLTGLDEHGQKIQQKAEEAGITPQAYVDGMAADVKKLWKMLDISYDKFIRTTDDYHEKVVAEVFEKLLAQDDIYLGEYSGWYSVSDEEFFTESQLEEVFRDENGKVIGGIAPSGHEVEWVSEESYFLRLGKYADRLVEFFHAHPDFIQPDGRMNEIIKNFIEPGLEDLAVSRTSFTWGVKVPSNPKHVVYVWIDALLNYATALGYGQEDHANFDKFWNGTVFHMVGKDILRFHSIYWPIMLMMLDMKLPERLIAHGWFVMKDGKMSKSKGNVVYPEMLVERFGLDPLRYYLMRSLPVGSDGTFTPEDYVGRINYELANDLGNLLNRTVAMINKYFGGEVPAYVENVTEFDADLAALVAEKITEYHKQMNAVDYPRALDAVWSIISRTNKYIDETAPWVLAKDEAKRDELAAVMAHLAASLRVVAHLIQPFMMTTSNAIMEQLGLGNNFDLENLTLAGFPEGVKVVAKGTPIFPRLDMEAEIDYIKANMGAGAVVAEEKEWDPTQVELKNEKKAIKFDDFDKVEIRVAEVKEVSKVEGSEKLLKFRLDAGDGEDRQILSGIAKFYPNEQELVGKKLQIVANLKPRKMMGLVSQGMILSAEHDGNLTVLTVDPSVPNGSQIG; from the coding sequence ATGACTAGTAAACAACCATTTTACATTACAACACCAATTTACTACCCATCTGGTAAACTTCACATCGGTTCTGCTTACACAACAATTGCTTGTGACGTTTTAGCACGTTACAAACGTATGATGAACTATGATGTTTTCTATTTGACTGGTCTTGATGAACACGGTCAAAAAATTCAACAAAAAGCTGAAGAAGCTGGCATCACACCACAAGCATACGTTGACGGCATGGCTGCTGATGTTAAAAAACTTTGGAAAATGCTTGACATCTCATATGATAAATTTATCCGTACAACTGATGATTATCATGAAAAAGTTGTTGCTGAAGTTTTTGAAAAATTGTTGGCACAAGATGATATCTATCTAGGTGAATATTCTGGTTGGTACTCAGTCTCAGATGAAGAATTCTTTACAGAAAGCCAATTAGAAGAAGTCTTCCGTGATGAAAACGGAAAAGTCATCGGTGGTATCGCTCCTTCTGGACACGAAGTTGAATGGGTTTCTGAAGAATCTTACTTCCTACGCCTTGGAAAATATGCTGACCGCTTGGTTGAGTTCTTCCATGCACACCCAGACTTCATCCAACCTGATGGTCGTATGAACGAAATCATTAAAAACTTCATCGAACCAGGTCTTGAAGATTTGGCTGTCAGCCGTACATCATTTACATGGGGTGTTAAAGTCCCTTCAAATCCAAAACACGTTGTTTACGTATGGATTGATGCTCTTCTTAACTATGCAACTGCACTTGGTTATGGTCAAGAAGACCACGCAAACTTTGATAAATTCTGGAACGGAACTGTCTTCCACATGGTTGGTAAAGATATCCTTCGTTTCCACTCAATTTACTGGCCAATTATGCTTATGATGCTTGACATGAAATTGCCTGAACGCTTGATTGCCCATGGTTGGTTTGTCATGAAAGACGGTAAAATGTCTAAATCTAAAGGTAATGTGGTTTATCCAGAAATGCTTGTCGAACGTTTCGGTCTTGACCCACTTCGTTACTACCTCATGCGTTCACTTCCAGTAGGTTCAGACGGAACATTTACACCAGAAGATTACGTTGGACGTATCAACTATGAATTAGCAAATGACCTTGGTAACCTTCTTAACCGTACTGTTGCCATGATTAATAAATACTTCGGTGGCGAAGTGCCAGCTTATGTTGAAAATGTTACTGAATTTGATGCTGACTTGGCAGCACTTGTCGCTGAAAAAATCACTGAATATCACAAACAAATGAATGCAGTTGATTACCCACGTGCACTTGATGCCGTATGGAGTATCATCTCACGTACAAACAAATACATTGATGAAACAGCTCCTTGGGTACTTGCTAAAGATGAAGCTAAACGTGATGAATTAGCAGCAGTAATGGCTCACTTGGCAGCTAGCCTTCGTGTGGTTGCCCACCTTATCCAACCATTTATGATGACAACATCAAATGCTATCATGGAACAACTTGGTCTTGGAAATAACTTTGACCTTGAAAATCTTACTTTAGCTGGTTTCCCAGAAGGTGTTAAAGTTGTTGCCAAAGGAACACCAATCTTCCCACGTCTTGACATGGAAGCTGAAATTGATTACATCAAAGCTAACATGGGCGCTGGTGCTGTTGTCGCAGAAGAAAAAGAATGGGATCCAACTCAAGTAGAACTTAAAAACGAAAAGAAAGCTATCAAATTTGATGACTTTGACAAAGTTGAAATTCGTGTTGCTGAAGTCAAAGAAGTTTCTAAAGTTGAAGGTTCAGAAAAACTTCTTAAATTCCGTCTTGATGCCGGTGATGGCGAAGACCGTCAAATCCTATCAGGAATTGCGAAATTCTATCCAAATGAACAAGAATTGGTTGGTAAAAAATTGCAAATCGTAGCTAACTTGAAACCACGTAAAATGATGGGACTTGTCAGCCAAGGTATGATTCTATCAGCTGAACATGATGGTAACTTAACAGTTCTTACAGTTGACCCAAGTGTACCAAACGGTAGCCAAATCGGTTAA
- a CDS encoding aminoacyltransferase, translating to MTLKILSREDYETLNTTFKERSFMQTVEMADLLEKRGFDITFLGLEADGAIQVAGVLYSMPMTGGLHMEINSGPASTSTAYLSEFYKELKVYAKENGAFELIVKPYDTYQSFDSHGNPNDDEKPELISCLTDLGYSYDGLQTGYPGGEPDWHYVKDLSGLTPETLRKSFSKKGRPLVNKTNSFGIKVRKLTRDELHIFKEITASTSERREYTDKPLDYYEAFYDSFGDKCEFMIATINFQDYLKNVQAGHDKIAADLAVLNQKIAEGVNSAKVNKQKAQLDKQIATFDVRLKEAKELIEKHGSEDVVLAGSLFVYTPQEAVYLFSGSYTEFNKFYAPVALQEHVMTEALKRGITFYTFLGIQGIFDGSDGVLRFKQNFNGYIVRKMGTFRYYPRPMLHKIIAIAKKILRR from the coding sequence ATGACATTGAAAATCTTATCGAGAGAAGATTATGAAACATTAAATACGACATTTAAAGAACGTTCTTTTATGCAAACTGTTGAAATGGCAGATTTACTCGAAAAACGTGGCTTTGACATTACATTTTTAGGATTGGAAGCAGATGGAGCTATTCAGGTGGCTGGCGTGCTTTACAGCATGCCGATGACTGGTGGACTTCACATGGAAATCAATTCTGGACCAGCTTCGACAAGTACAGCTTACCTTTCTGAATTTTATAAGGAATTAAAAGTTTATGCTAAGGAAAATGGTGCCTTTGAACTGATTGTTAAGCCATATGACACCTACCAAAGTTTTGACAGTCATGGTAATCCAAACGATGATGAAAAGCCTGAATTGATTAGCTGTTTGACTGATTTGGGATACAGTTATGACGGTCTTCAGACAGGTTATCCAGGCGGTGAGCCTGACTGGCATTACGTGAAGGATTTGTCAGGATTAACACCTGAAACGCTTCGTAAATCATTTAGTAAAAAAGGTCGCCCACTTGTTAACAAGACAAATTCATTTGGAATTAAAGTTCGCAAATTAACCCGTGATGAACTTCACATCTTTAAAGAAATCACAGCATCAACATCTGAACGCCGTGAATATACAGATAAACCGTTAGATTATTATGAAGCTTTTTATGATAGTTTTGGTGATAAGTGTGAGTTCATGATTGCGACAATTAATTTTCAAGATTATCTCAAAAATGTGCAGGCTGGTCATGATAAAATTGCAGCTGATTTGGCAGTTTTGAATCAAAAGATTGCTGAAGGGGTCAACTCAGCCAAGGTTAATAAACAAAAAGCACAGCTTGATAAGCAAATTGCGACTTTTGATGTTCGCCTTAAAGAAGCTAAAGAATTAATTGAAAAACATGGTTCAGAGGATGTGGTTTTGGCAGGAAGTCTTTTCGTTTATACACCACAAGAAGCTGTTTATCTTTTCAGTGGTTCATACACCGAATTTAATAAATTTTATGCACCTGTCGCCCTTCAAGAGCATGTGATGACGGAAGCATTGAAACGTGGCATTACTTTCTATACTTTCCTTGGTATTCAAGGAATTTTCGATGGCAGCGATGGTGTTCTTCGTTTCAAACAAAACTTCAATGGTTACATTGTCCGCAAAATGGGAACTTTCCGCTACTATCCACGACCAATGCTGCATAAAATCATTGCAATCGCTAAGAAAATCTTAAGACGATAA
- a CDS encoding Gfo/Idh/MocA family protein, with protein MKLAILGTGKIVEEVLPVLKEINGIELSAILSTPRSIEKAEKLAELYAISQASSDYDSILANPDVDTVYVALPNHLHYDYAKKALLAGKHVICEKPFTLTLAEFEDLAKIAEQKNRILLEAITNQYLGNFASIKANLSKLGEIKIVECNYSQYSSRYDAFKRGEIAPAFDPAKGGGALRDLNIYNIHLVVGLFGKPEKVQYLANVERDVDTSGILIMDYGHFKAACIGAKDCSADIKSTIQGNKGSIAVLGPTNSMPELSLALNGQSMTMINENSLNHRMHDEFVAFQAIIEHKDMAATKLALDHSRLVMEVLEAAVKSM; from the coding sequence ATGAAATTAGCTATTTTAGGAACAGGAAAAATCGTTGAAGAGGTTTTACCAGTTTTAAAAGAAATTAATGGAATCGAATTATCAGCGATTTTATCAACACCGCGCAGCATTGAAAAGGCTGAAAAGCTAGCTGAGCTTTATGCGATTAGTCAAGCTAGCAGCGACTACGATAGCATTTTGGCAAATCCAGATGTGGATACGGTTTATGTTGCCCTTCCAAATCACTTGCATTATGACTACGCTAAAAAAGCTTTGCTAGCTGGCAAACACGTCATTTGTGAAAAGCCATTTACGCTGACTTTGGCTGAGTTCGAAGATTTGGCAAAAATTGCAGAGCAGAAAAATCGAATTTTGCTTGAAGCCATTACCAACCAATACCTTGGCAATTTTGCTTCTATCAAAGCTAATCTTTCAAAACTTGGTGAAATCAAGATTGTCGAGTGCAATTACTCACAATATTCATCTCGTTACGATGCCTTTAAACGTGGCGAAATTGCGCCAGCATTTGACCCAGCAAAAGGTGGCGGAGCACTACGTGACCTCAATATTTATAACATTCATTTGGTGGTTGGTTTGTTTGGTAAACCTGAAAAAGTTCAGTACTTGGCAAATGTTGAACGCGATGTGGACACTTCAGGAATTTTGATTATGGATTATGGACATTTCAAGGCTGCTTGTATTGGTGCTAAAGATTGTAGTGCTGACATCAAGTCAACTATTCAAGGAAATAAAGGGTCGATTGCCGTTCTTGGTCCAACCAACAGTATGCCAGAATTGTCTCTAGCCCTAAACGGTCAAAGTATGACAATGATTAACGAAAATTCCTTAAATCATCGTATGCATGATGAGTTTGTAGCCTTTCAAGCCATTATCGAACACAAAGATATGGCAGCAACAAAATTAGCACTTGACCACAGCCGTCTAGTCATGGAAGTTTTAGAAGCAGCTGTTAAGAGCATGTAG